AACGACATGCGCCGCGTGGTCGCACGGGCCTTCACCGGCAAGAGCATGCAGAAGCTGCGGCCGACCGTGCAGAAGACCGCCGACAGCCTGCTGGACGGCATGGAGCGGCACGGTTCGCCGGCGGACCTGGTCGAGCACCTGCACGGCCCGTTCCCGCTCGCGGCGGTCGCCGACCTGCTGGGGATGCCGCAGGACATGCGCCGGAACATGACCTCCTGGGCGAACGTGATCATGACGCCCGGTCCGGCTCCCGACAAGAGCACCGACGCGCTGAAGACGGTGCGCGAGTGCGTCGTCGCCCTGCTCGCCATGCGGCGGGAGAAGCAGAGCGACGACCTGGCCGGGGTGCTCGCCGCGGCCGCCGACGCCGGCGAGATCACCGATCCTGAGGCCGTCTCCATCGCCACCGCGATCCTGGTGAGCGGTGCGCACGCGGTGCGCAACAACAGCGCGAACATGATCTTCGCACTCCTCACCCATCCGGAGCACCTCGAACGGCTGCGCAGGGATCCGGAGCTGATCCCCCAGGCCGTCGACGAGCTGCTGCGCTTCATCCCGCACCGCAGCGGGGTGGGCCTGCCGCGGATCGCCACGCGGGACGTGGACATCGCCGGCGTCACGGTCAAGGCCGGCGAGACGGTGTACTCCTCGTACCTGGCGGCCAACCGCGACCCGGAGGTCTTCCCGAACCCCGACACGCTGGACTTCGACCGCGGGCCCATCGCCCACATGGCCTTCGGGAACGGTCCCCACCACTGCGTCGGCTCGATGCTGGCCCGGATGGAGTCCGAGATCATCGTCACCACGCTGCTCGACCGCTACCCGCGCCTGGCCCTGGCCGTGCCGCGCGAGCAGATCGAGTGGCAGGCCGGGGCGCTGATCCGCGGGCCCAAGACCCTGCCGGTGTCCTGGTGATACGCCGGCACCGGATAAGGGTGGTCCGGGGCAGCCCTGACCACATAGAACTGGCGGCCCTCACGGCCGCCCTGGTCATCCTGGCACGGACGGCCCCCGTGCCCCGTGCGCCGCATTCCACCCGCCACCGGCGTGCCCACTGGGACCGCAATCTGGCGTCGGTGGTGCACCATCCCGCGCACTCGTGGCGCGCCCGCCCGGGCTCCCCCTTCGTCTAGCGGGGCCCGTCAGTGCCGGCGGGGCCCGGCCGGGCCCCGTCGGCGGCAGTCCGTCAGGCGCGGCCCGGCTTGGGCGCGGCCGGGGCCGGGGTCGCGGAGCCGGCCGCAGGCGCCGGGCCGGTCGCGGTCGCCGAACCGGCCGAGGGCGACGGGGCGGCCGGGCTCGCCGGGCTCTGCGGATCGCAGGTGACCTCGTCGCGCGGGGTGTAGTGCGTGCGGTAGGTCTCCCGCTTGACCTCCTGCCCGCCCTGGACGAAGACCCGGTCGACGGAGACGTCGAAGCCTTCCAGCGGGGTCTGGACCTCACAGGTCGGACCGGAGCCCGTGCGCTTGGCCGGCGGGGTGGTGTTCGTCCGCGGGCCCTCGGTCGCGCGTATCTCGTCGTACTTCTTCGTGCCGAGCAGGCTGATGGTCACCGAGGTGTCGGTGGACTCCGCCCGGACGTAGATGGCGTGGCCCGAGTCGTTCTTCCAGCGCAGGTCGAGGGTGCCCCAGGCGACGGTGGCCTCGCGGCCCGCGGGGTACCGCTCGATGTAGAAGGAGTGGGCCCCGTGCTCCACGGGCTTGACGCCCGCGAAGAACATGGCGTTGTACATGGTCGTCGCGACCGCCGAGACACCGCCGCCGGGGGACTTCACGAACTGGCCGTCGTTGATCATGATGCCGTCGACGAAGCCGTTCTCCTTGGTCCGCTCGCCGACCGTCTTGTTGAAGCTCCACGTCTCGCCCGGCAGCACGACGGAGCCGTTGATCCGCTCCACGGCCCGGCCGATGTTGGTGGTGCGGTACGGCGCGGCCGGGAACTTGACGGTGAAGGAGGACACCTTCTCCTTGATGCCGAGGCGCTGTGCGCTCTCGGCGGTCAGGCGCGGGTGGACCGTCTTCACGGCGACCTCGCCGCTGCGGGCGGCCCCCGAGCGCGTCAGCAGCGGGACGACGGCGTCGGCGAAGGCCTTCTCGGTGACCTGGATCCCGGAGCGCCCGTCCTGGGCGACGACCGCCCGGCCGGCGGAGTCGACGCGGAAGGTGGCCCCGCGGGAGGGGCTGGTGGCCGCGGCCACCTGCCGGGCGACCGCGGGGTCGGCCAGCAGCCCCTTGGAGTCGAGCTTCGGAACCAGCCGGCCCTGGGCATCGGGCTCGACCGCCAGGTGCCGGCCGAGCACGGCGGGGGTGAGGGTCACGGGCTTTCCGGCCACGGTGAGCGTGATCGGGCCGGACATCGCGGGCTCGGCGAACTCCTTCAGGGCCCGCGCGGTCTCCTGCTGACCCACGGCGGGCGGCTTCTGGTCCACCGGGAGCGTGACCGGACCGCCCTGTGGGTGCAGGTAGGCGGCGCGGACGGTGTCGGCCGCCTCGTCGGCGCGCACGGCGATTCCGGTGACGGGGGCGGTCGCCTTGGCGGTGCCGCCCTCGAAGGTGACGTCGCCGTCGCGGGCCTCTCGTCCGACGGCGGCGATCCGGTCGACCTCGGCCGTGCTCGTCGGACCGTCCGTACGGATCACGGGCTCGACCTCGCGGTCCTCGGCGGGGGTGAGCAGCCGCCCGATCACGGTCACGGGGTCCGCTCCCGCCTGCGCGGCGCGGTCGACGGTGGCGGCGGTGTCCAGGGACAGCCCGAAGGCGGCGGGGGCGGCCTGCTCGGTGCGGTCGCCGATCCGCAGCTCCATCGGGGTGGCCGCGGCCGCCCCGAGCGTGCGGTCGAGGGCCGCCTTGGCCTCCGCAGGGCTCATGCCGCCGATGTCGACTCCGCGCACGTGGGTGCCGTCGACGATGGCATCGCCCGCCACGGCCAGACCGGTGAGGTAGAGGCTGCCGAAGCCGAGGACGGCGGCCCCACCCACGAGGGGAAGGGCTGTCCGCCGGTTGATCGTGAGGCGGTGTACGCGTCGCATGTCTCTTGTCTCTCCCGGTGCCGGTGGCGCTGGTACGTCGGTGTGGACCGGGAACCAGCATTCACCAATTCGGACTAACCGGGGCAAAAATGTGCCTGTTGTCACGAGAGGGACCGGTCGGCGCACCATCGGGACCGAGGCCACCGAAGTAAGGCCACTTAGGTTGGATTGGCCCTGTCCGGCCGTCCGGGGGATGCCACATCGTGAGGCCTGTCGGTCTTTGGCTCCCTGAAAGGCTCCACCGGTGCCCCTCGCCCCCGCCCGCCCCGCGCGGCGTCTCACGCGTCGACTCCTGCAGCTCTACGTCGGGCTCGCCCTGTACGGCGCGAGCTCGGCGTTCCTCATCCGCGCGGGTCTGGGGCTGGACCCGTGGGACGTCTTCCACCAGGGGCTCGCCGAGCTCACCGGGTGGAGCATCGGCACGGTCTCCGTGGCCGTCGGGGCACTGGTCCTGCTGCTGTGGGTGCCCCTGCGGCAGCGGCCGGGGCTGGGCACCGTCTCCAACGTGTTCGCCGTCGGCCTGTCCATGGACGCCACGCTCGCGGTGATGCCGGACGTGCACGGCACGCTCGCGCAGGCCGCCGTGCTGTCGGCCGGCATCGTCCTCAACGGTGTCGCGACCGGCCTCTACATCGCCGCCCGCTTCGGGCCCGGGCCCCGCGACGGCCTCATGACCGGACTGCACCGGCGGACCGGGCGGTCGCTGCGGCTGGTGCGGACCGGGATCGAGCTCACGGTCCTCGCGGCCGGGGTCCTGCTGGGCGGCACGGCCGGCGTCGGCACCGTGGCGTACGCGCTGGCCATCGGCCCGCTCTCGCAGATCTTCCTGCGCGTGTTCGCCCTGCCCGGGGAGGAAGGCTCCCCGGCGGCCGGCGGCCGGGTCGCCGCGCGGTCCCCGAAGCCGGCACCGACTGCGGCTCAGGCTCCGGCTCGGGGCTGACGGCCGCCGCCGCCCTTGCGGAGGATGTCCCTTCGGGCGGTACGGGGTGTCTTGCCGCTCATCCGACCTGTCGGCGGACCAGCTCGTGGAACAGGCCCGCCGTATCGGCGAGCAGTTCGGCGGGCGGCCCCTGCTGGGCGACCCGACCGTCCGACATCACGATGACCCGATCGGCGTCCATGACGGTGGACAGCCGGTGGGCGATCACGATGCGGGTGGCGCGCAGGGCGCGGGTGGACTCGATGACCACGCGCTGGGCCTCGTTGTCCAGCGCGCTGGTGGCCTCGTCCAGGAAGAGGATGCGCGGTTTGCCGATGAGCGCCTGGGCGATCATCAGCCGCTGGCGCTGGCCGCCCGAGACGGTGCCGCCGCCGTCGGCCAGCACGGTGTGCATGCCCATGGGCATGGCCTTGATGTCCTCGGCGAGGCCCGCCAGGGCGGCGGCCTCCGCGGCCTCCTCGAGGGAGTACGCGCCGGAGCCGCGGATGCAGTCGAGGATCGAGCCGGAGAACGGCTGCGCGTTCTGCAGGACGACACCGCACTGGCGGCGTACGGCCGCCTGGTCGAGTGCGGCCAGGTCCTGGCCGTCGTACAGCACGCTGCCGGAGCCGGGCCGGTCGAAACCGATGAGCAGGCGCAGCAGGGTCGACTTGCCGCAGCCGCTGGCCCCGACGACCGCGACGAACTCGCCGGGCCGCACCTGGAAGGACACGTCGTCCAGGACGAGCGGGCCGTCGTCGGCGTACCGGTAGGAGAGGTTCTTCACCTCGACGGCGCCGCTGAGCTCGCCCGGCCGGATACTGGAGCCCCGTACCTCGGGGGTCGCCTCGAGGAGCGGCTTGACCTGCTCGAACATCGGCTGCACGGCGGCGGCCGAGAGGAGGGCGCCGGTCAGCTGGGTGGCCGAGGACAGCATCATCGTCACGGCGGTGCTGAACGTGAGGAACTCGCCGGCGGACATGCTGCCCCGGGCCGGGCCGGCCAGCAGCATGAACATCACGAGCGTGCACAGCGGCAGATAGACCGCGTTGAGCACCGTGACGACGTTCTTGATCCGGCCGATGCGCTGCTGGAGCTCGCGGGTACGGGCGAACTCCCGCGCCCACGCGGCGTACGCGAAGCTCTCGGCCGCGGCCACGCGCAGCTTGGGCAGCCCCCGCAGGGTCTGGAACGCCTGGTTGCCGAGCTTGTTGCCGATCGTGATCAGCCGGCGCTGGTAGCGGAGCTGCCACAGCCCCAGGCCCAGGAAGACGACGGCGATGGCGAGCAGCATGGCGACCGCGGCCAGCGCCAGCGGCACGCTGTAGACGAGCAGCAGCACGAGGTTGATCGTGCCGACGGTGCCCGCCTGCAGCGACACCGAGACGATGCCGGACAGCACGGTGCGGATGGAGCTGATGCCCATGGCCGCGCCGGCCAGTTCCCCGGTGGAGCGGCCGGCGAAGAACGTCACCGGCAGCCGGAGCAGCCGGTCCCACACGGCCGGCTGCAAGGTGGCCTCGATGCGGCCCTCCATGCGCAGGAGGGAGATGTTCTGCAGCAGCATGAAGGCGGCCGAGACCACGCCGGTCGCGATGAGCGCCAGAGCGGTCTGCACGATGAGGCTCTCCTCGGCGTGCGGGACGTACGCGCCGAGCACCCGGCCGGTGGCCACGGGGACGACCGCGCCGAGGCCGACGGCGCCCAGCCCGCCCACGACGAGGCTGCGCAGGTCCGCGCCGCTGCCGCGCACGCTGAAGCGCAGCAGGTGCAGCAGGCCGGGCTTCTGGTCGGGCAGCGGGCGGTAGAACATGACGGCGTGCGGCTCGAAGGCGTCCGCGCCGTCCTGGCCTAGGCGTTCGCGCGTGCCGGCGGCGGGGTCGACGGCCTCGTACCGGCCGCGCCGCCACAGCAGCGCGACGGGGGTCCCGTCGTCCGCGCGCCGGCCGACCAGGGGTCCGCTGTTCTCCCGCCACCAGCGTCCGCCGAGCTGGACGGCGCGGGTGCGGATCCGCGAGGCGAGCGCGATGCGTTCGACGGGGTCCGTCCGCTCGGAGGCCGCGGCGCCGCCGCCCGTGGGCTCGGTCAGGGCGATGCCGGCTTCCGCCGCGGCCAGGCGGCACACGGCGAACGTCGCGTCGTGGCCCGCGTCGCGGCGCGAGCCCCTGCGGGAGCGGCCGATGGAGGCGAGCAGGGTGCGGTCCGCCTGGGTGCGGGCGGCCTCGCCGGCCTCGATGCCGGCGGCCGTGCGGTCCTCGTGGGCGCGCTCGTCCTGCTCGATCCAGCGGTCCAGGGCGTCCAGCAGCCGGTACTGCTGGTCCACCATGCCCTGCCACACGGCCCCGTCCACGAGGAGCGTGCCGGCGGGTGCGGACATCCCGACCGCGGCGTGGTGGGTCTCGTACACGGCGCCGTACTGCACGCTGCCCGGCGGGATCTGCATCCACAGGATGTCCTCGTCGGCCCCGCCGGTCCCGGCGGTGGCACGGCCTTCCAGCGGCGCCTGGTACAGCACGCGCAGACCACGGCCGATGCCGCGGGCGAAGGCGTCCTCGAGGGGGCTGGGCGCCGCGTCGGCGAACCCGTTCTGCCAGGGATCGGCGTGCCATCCCCAGGCTCCGTCCGCGGGGACCCCCTGGGCTCCGTGCTCGGGACGGTACAGCTCGCGCAGCTCGATGCGGCGCAGTACGCAGCCCTGCAGCGGGCGCCCGGTCAGCGTGTGGGCGGGGCCCTCGGCCGGGCCCAGGAGCAGCGTGCCCGACTCGAGCCGGCCCAGGAAGTGCCAGTGGCCCGCCTGGGCGGCATCGACGGCGAACAGGTCCAGCTCGCCCTGCACGACGAGCCACAGGACGAGCGGACCTTCCAGCGACAGGCTGCGCAGGCCCGTGCAGTCGACCGGCGTGCCGAGGGCGCCGAGGGCCGCCACGACCGGATCGGGCGCGATGTGGGCCTGGTGGGGCTCGTAAGTCTGGTGGGCCTGATCGGGCGTGTAAGCCATGTGGGTCTGGTGGGTCTGGTAGGTCTCGTGGGTCTGGTGGGGGGATGTCACGTCAGTGCTCCTTCACCAGTCGGGCGTACGCGCCCTGCGCGGCGATCAGATGCTCGTGCCGTCCGCGTTCCACGACCGTGCCCCGGTCGAGCACGACGATCTCGTCGCTGTCGCGCACGGTGCTCAGCCGGTGGGCGATCACCACGCAGGCGCAGCCTCGGCGCCGCAGGTTGTCGATGACGATCTGCTCGGTCGCCGCGTCCAGGGCGCTGGTCACCTCGTCCAGGATCATGACGCTGGGACGGCGCACCAGGGCGCGGGCGATCTCCAGGCGCTGGCGCTGGCCGCCGGAGAAGTTGCGGCCGTCCTGCTCGACGCGGCTGTGGATGCCGCCGGCGCGGCGCCCGACCACGTCGTACACGGCGGCGTCCTGGAGGGCTGCGATGACGGCCTCGTCCGGGATGGAGGGGTCCCACAGCGCGACGTTGTCGCGGACGGTGCCCTCGAAGAGGAAGACGTCCTGGTCCACGAAGGAGACGGAGGCGGCCAGCGCGCCGCGCGGGATGTCCTCCAGCCGCATCCCGTCGATGCGGATGGCGCCGGCCCAGGGGGTGTAGAGGCCGGAAATCAGCCGGGAGACGGTGGATTTGCCGCTGCCGGAGCCGCCGACGAGCGCGACCTGCTGCCCGGGGCCGACCGCGAGCGAGACGTCCTTCAGCAAAGGCGCGTCCAGCGGGCTGTAGCCGAAGGTGATGCCGTCCAGCTCCACGTGCCCCTTGAGCCGGCGGGTACCGGCGGCGGCCTCACCCCGCGCGTGCCGCAGGTAGAGCGGGTCGACGGGGAAGTTCTCGACGTCCTTCAGGCGGGCGACGTCGGCGGCGAAGTCCTGGATCCGGCCGGCCACTCCGCCCAGGCGGGTGATCGGCGCGGTGAAGCTGGTCACCAGGGCCTGGAAGGCGACGAGCAGGCCGACCGAGAGGTGCCCCTCCACCGCCCGCAGGCCGCCGATCATCAAGATCAGCGCGCTGTTGAGCGCGGCCAGCGTCGGCGCGACGACGGCCAGCCAGGCGCTGGGGACGCCGAGCCGCTGCTGCACGTCGAGGGTGACGGCGTGCTGGCCGGCCCAGCGGCGGAAGAAACCGTTCTCCCCGCCGGTCGCCTTCATCGTCTCGATGAGCTGGAGGCCGCTGTACGAGGTGTTGGTGAGCCGGGCGCTCTCGGCGCGCAGCTTCTGGGTGCCGGTGGCCCGTACCCGCATCACGATCCGCACGGCGGCGATGTTGAGCAGCGCGATGAGCACTCCGACGGCGGTGAGCTGCGGGTCGTACGTCCACAGCAGCACCGCGTAGAGCACGACCACCACGGCGTCGACGCCCGCGGCGGCCAGGTCCCGGGCGAGGGTCTCGGCGACCGCGTCGTTGGACTGGAGGCGCTGGACCAGGTCGGCCGGGTTGCGCTGGGTGAAGAAGGCGACCGGGAGCCGGAGCAGGTGCCGCAGGAAACGGGCGCTGCCGAGCGTCGAGGAGATGATGCGGCCGCGCAGCAGGTTGGCCTGCTGCAGGGAGGTGAGTACGGCGGTGAGCACCAGGGCCGCCGCCATCGAGGCGAAGAGCACGCCCAGCAGGGACGTCTGCTCGCCGATGAGGAACATGTCGATGTACGTACGGCTCAGCGCGGGCACCGTCGCACCGACGGCCACCAGCAGGAGGCTGGAGACCACGGCGGCGAGCATGGTGCCCGACGTGCCGCGCAGACGGGCCGGCAGCGCGCTCATGACGCCCTGCTTGCGGCCGGTGCGGCGGAAGCCCGGGCCGGGCTCGAAGACGAGCGCGATGCCGGTGAAGCCGGTGTCGAACTCCTCCATGGGGACGAACCGGCGCCCCTTGCCGGGGTCGTTGATGTACACGCCCCGGCGGCCGAGGCGGCGGCCCATGCCCTCGTAGACGACGTAGTGGTTGAACTCCCAGAAGAGGATGGCCGGCGGGTTCACCCCGGCGAGCGCGGCCAGGTCCATCTGCATGCCCTTGGCCGTGAGCCCGTAACCGCGGGCGGCCTTGAGGAGGTTGCCGGCGCGGGAGCCGTCCCGGGACACCCCGCAGGCGATGCGCAGCTCCTCCAGGGGCACGAAGCGGCCGAAGTGGCCGAGCACCATGGCCAGCGCGGCGGCGCCGCACTCCACCGCCTCCATCTGCAGCACGGTGGGCGTGCGTACGGTACGGGGCGTGCGGCCCTTGGGGACGGCCGGACGGCGGCGCCGGCGCCCGCCGGGCGCGACCCGGGCGGCCGGGGGCCGGGAGCGGGGCCGGTTCGGGGAGGTGTGCTGCGGCACGGTCACGGGAGCAGCCAATCGACGGGGCGCTGTGCGGCGAGGTGGACGGCTCCGGTGACCGGTGTCGTGGAGTCGACGGGGTACGGGGGCCCGCCCGCGGAGGACCACCGGTAGCCGGAGGTGGTCGCGGAGGAGCGTTCGAGCTGCACGAGCACGGCGACGGGGTCGCCCTGGCGGGCGAACTGGGCGGCGAGGCGGGAGTCGCCGAGGAAGCCGCTGAGCTGCGCCTGCGTCTGGGGCGCGCGGCCGACTTCCTTGACGCGCCCGCGCAGCACGCCGAACTGCTGCTGGGGGGCGGACTGGACGGTCAGGTCGACCGGGGCGCCCACGCGGATCTCCGCGCCGCTGCCGCCGGACACGTAGAGCACGGCCACCAGCGGGTCGTCCGTGTTCTTCACGCGTTCCACGGTCGCCACGTCCGCGCCCGTCGTGACGACGGAGCCCGTCTTGGCGACCAGGGTCGTCACCCGCCCTCCGGCCACCACGCGTACGGTCCGCTCACCCTGGTCCGTGGCGAGCTGGAGCAGCGGCGCGCCGGGGGACAGCAGTTGGCCCTCTTCGGCAAGCACGGCGGTGACCTGTCCGGCGAAGGGGCTCTGCAGCAGATAACTGCCCTCGGCATGCGTGAGGATGCCGGGTGCGCTCAGCTTGGAGGAGACGGATCCGGTGAATGCCCAGAAAGCCGCGGCAGCCATGACGACGACGGTGACGGCGAGAACGAGTCGGCCCTGCGGGCGTGCGAAACGTACGGGCAGATCGAGCTCTTCCGGCGATTGCAGCTTGGAGAGCGCCTTTTGACGGAACTGCACGAACTATCCTTCGCCTGCATTCTGCATTCTTGAAACGGGCACCCGTGAACCCCGGAACGAAGACGTCCCGGGGTTCACGCGCGCTGCCGGCCGGCTCGGCTCAGAGGCCGGCGACACCGGCGCGGACGCCGACGATGCCCTCGACCTGGCCGGGCAGGGCCAGCGCACCGTGGACCGTGTCCAGCGAGGTCACGGTGTTCACGACGTGGAAGACGTCGCCGGTGACGGCGCCGAGGAGGCCACCGGAAATGCTGACACCGCCGGAAACCGCGTCCAGTTCGTCGTCGGCGATCTCACGGGTCTCGATGTCGTTACGCATGATGTGCGCACCCTTCAGTTGTCTGAATGTTTCTCAAATGGCGTGGGCGGTCTGCAACAAGGCGGTCCGACCACTTCCGAACATCACTTCGGTGGGCAGATGTAAGCACGCGAACGGGTCGCCCGGCCAACCGTGTTGACGCTCCCTCTCGCGCCAGGTGACCGTTCCCCCGGCGGGCTTTCCGATTGATTCGACGGATCGCCACGGGTTCTCCACAAGATCGAGTAACAAAACAAAACACCCCACCACCCCCACACCGCAAACCCACCCAAACCCTCGCCGCGGACGCAGGCCGCCACCACAGCTCGAGGGAGAGATGTAACGGGAGGTACCCCCTCCACTTTCACCGCGTGAAGATTTCCGGGAGCGGCATTCCGTGACGGGCCGACCACGATCCGTGCCGATCGGCGCCCTCCCGGCTATGGTCGGCCCCATGGAACGAGTGCGCAGCCGAGTGATCGTCCACGGCGTGGTGCAGGGCGTCTTCTTCCGCGACACCTGCCGCCGCACCGCCGTCGATCGCGGCGTGGCCGGCTGGGTGCGCAACCTCCCGGACGGGACCGTCGAGGCGGTGTTCGAAGGACCCGCGGCCGCCGTCGCCCGCATGGTCGACTGGGCCCACCGAGGCCCGAACGGCGCCGACGTGACCCGCGTCCAGCTCCAGGAGGAACAGCCCGAGGCCCTGGAAGGCTTCGAGATCCGCGCCTGAACCCACCCGCCGAAAAAACGGAGAGGCCGTCCTCCCCCGAAGGGGAGAACGGCCTGCGCGGATTCCATCCGTCCGCCGTGCTGGGGCGGAGTCTTCCGGCGGGTGCGCCGGCCTCGTGGCGCTCGACCGCACCAGCCGAATGGAACCCCGGCACGTGCACCCCGTAAGCCGCTCGACAGCGGCCCAGGCCGTCTAGCTGCCGGCCGCTTCGGTTTCGTGGCTGCGGGCCGCGGGGCGGCCCGACACTCGGACCTCCAGCGCTTGCTTCGCCTGCGGCCATTCCGGCCGGGTGATGCTGTACACCGCCGTGTCGCGTATCCAGCCGTCCCGCATGACCATGTGGTGCCGCAGGACACCCTCGTGCGTCGCGCCCAGCCCGGATATCGCCGACCGCGACTTCGTGTTCCGTACGTCCGTGAGCAGCTCGACCCGGTTCATCCCCATCACCTCGAAGGCATGCTTCAGCATCAGCAGCTTCGCCTCGGTGTTCATGCCGGTTCGCTGCCAGGACTCCGCGAGGAAGGTCCAGCCGATCTCCAGCCGACGCTGCGCGGTGTTGATCATCATCAGCCGCGTCGAGCCGATGACCCGCCCGGTGGCCGCGTCCACCGTCGCGTACGGGAGCTGCGTGCCCTCGGCGCGGGCCGCCGTCGCGTCTTCGATGAAGCCGCGGACATCATCCGGGTGCGGGACGAGCGTCACCGCGAGATTCCACAGGCTGCCGTCGCGAACCGCCTCGCACAGCCCGTCGTGATGCCGGAGCTCCAGCGGCTCGAGCCGCACACGCTCCCCCGTGAGCGCCGCCGGCTCCGCCGACGCCTTCGCCCGCTCCATGTCCGCCCCGCCCGTCCCCGTGATCGCCACCGACGGCCAGACCCTATCCGCCGCCGACGATCACGACACCGGGTTTTCCCCGTGCAACAACAGGCCCGGCCCGCCCGGGCGCCGTGGCGGCAGGCGACCGCCGATGCGCCTCACGCAGGATGGCAGACTGCGCGGATGATCGATGATCTCCCCTCCGGCCTGATGGCCCGGCACCTCGCCGACGGCGACCATCTCCGTGTGCTCGCCGTACTGGACGCGTGGTGGGGCGGCCTCAAGGGAGAGGCGGGGTCGACGGAACGTGCGCTGCTGCTGCCCCGGCTGTACTTCCAGCACTTCACCACCACCAGCTTTCTGGTCGAACACGACGGTGGCGAGATTGCCGCCTTCCTGGTCGGTTTCCTCTCGCAGACAGAACCCGAATCCGCCTATGTGCACTTCGTCGGCGTCGACCCGGCGCTGCACGGGCAGGGTGTCGGGCGCGCCGTCTACCGGGCCTTCTTCGAGCTCGCCCGGTCGCATGGGCGCCGTTACGTGAACTGCATCACCAGCCCGGAGAACACGGCGTCACAGGCATTTCACACCCGGCTCGGCTTCACGGCCTCGGGCGTGAAGGCGGACTACGACGGCCCCGGACTCGCCCGGGTGGCGTTCACCATCGACCTTTCCGGTGATCCGGGGGCCACCCGCTAGACAAGTGGATCCGAGTCGCAGAGCAGCGGCGGGGCGGCCCGGCCCTCGCCTTCCTCCTGTCTCGTCGTCGGTCTCCACGAACAGTGCGCTCAAAAGGGTGTTCAGGTCGGCCGTCACACGCTGATCTCGAACACCGTCGCGGTCCACTACGGCGGCGACCAAGCGGCCGCCGCGGAAACAGTGGCGCTGATCGCCGAGGCCAGCGGCTCGGCGTTCGCGGTGCGGGCCAGGTTCGGCGAGAGCGGCGCGGTGGACCGGTTGTGTCGGCGCGTTGACGTCGCACCGGGCGGGGCGGTGGCCCAGATGTCCAGCAGTTGATCGGCCGCACGGAAATTGTCGGGTGAATCCACGTTGCACACGACGGTCACGGCCGTGTTGCGGTCCGGGCTGACCTTGAAGGTGCTGTGGAATCCCTCCCAGTCGCCGCGATGCACCAGGCTCTTGTCGGGCAGAAGGAGGATTCCGGCCCCGTACCGCCCTTGTTCGATGCCGCGCGGGCGCAGGACGTCACCCACGCTCACGGCTCCCTCCGTGACTCCGGTGAGCAGTTCCGTGCCACCGATGCGACCGGTGCGGTAGTTGTCGGCCCAGCGGACGAATTCCCCGGGAGTGGCTTGGACGGACCCGTCTCCGTACTGCTTCCAGGGGGAGGAATCGGGAGTGAAGGAGCCGTCCTTCGCGTCGTACGACTTCGCCTTTCCGGGAACGTCCACCGCCGGGGACAGCGTCATGCGCAGGTGCAGCGGGGTGAAGAATTCCTGTTGGAGGAAGGTCGGGAACGGCTTGCCGGTGACCCTCTCGACGACATGGGCCAGGAGGACGTAGTTGGAGTTGGAGTAGGAGAAACGCTTACCTGGCGGATCTTCCGGCCGTGAGGCGAGGATGGCTGCGATCGCTTCCTTCTGGCCGGCCGGATCCGTCAGCTCGATGCCCTTGGCCTCCAGCAGATCCTGGTAATCGGCAATGCCGCTGGTGTGACGCATCAGGTCGCCGAGCGTGACGTCCCGCGTCCAGGCGGGCGGGTTGTCGAGGAAGTCGGACAGGGGGTCCTTCAGCGCGAGCTGGTGCCGTCCGGCCAGCAAAAGGACGGCGTCCGCGGTGAATTGCTTGGAGTTGGACGCCATGTCGAAGACCGTCTTCGCGGTGATGGCGCGCCCGGTCGTCAGAGCCTGCGGGCTTGCGACACCGGCCAGTACGACCGC
The Streptomyces sp. NBC_01296 DNA segment above includes these coding regions:
- a CDS encoding cytochrome P450 yields the protein MTSDPHTALDPETDPASGEPVHCWNLDDFEALDFDPFLHDRLRDKRAARIRLPYGQGSAWLMSRYADVKAATTDPRFSRQELVGRTITASSPHAIASQQASMNYADPPRLNDMRRVVARAFTGKSMQKLRPTVQKTADSLLDGMERHGSPADLVEHLHGPFPLAAVADLLGMPQDMRRNMTSWANVIMTPGPAPDKSTDALKTVRECVVALLAMRREKQSDDLAGVLAAAADAGEITDPEAVSIATAILVSGAHAVRNNSANMIFALLTHPEHLERLRRDPELIPQAVDELLRFIPHRSGVGLPRIATRDVDIAGVTVKAGETVYSSYLAANRDPEVFPNPDTLDFDRGPIAHMAFGNGPHHCVGSMLARMESEIIVTTLLDRYPRLALAVPREQIEWQAGALIRGPKTLPVSW
- a CDS encoding acyl-CoA carboxylase epsilon subunit is translated as MVRGSPDHIELAALTAALVILARTAPVPRAPHSTRHRRAHWDRNLASVVHHPAHSWRARPGSPFV
- a CDS encoding VanW family protein — translated: MRRVHRLTINRRTALPLVGGAAVLGFGSLYLTGLAVAGDAIVDGTHVRGVDIGGMSPAEAKAALDRTLGAAAATPMELRIGDRTEQAAPAAFGLSLDTAATVDRAAQAGADPVTVIGRLLTPAEDREVEPVIRTDGPTSTAEVDRIAAVGREARDGDVTFEGGTAKATAPVTGIAVRADEAADTVRAAYLHPQGGPVTLPVDQKPPAVGQQETARALKEFAEPAMSGPITLTVAGKPVTLTPAVLGRHLAVEPDAQGRLVPKLDSKGLLADPAVARQVAAATSPSRGATFRVDSAGRAVVAQDGRSGIQVTEKAFADAVVPLLTRSGAARSGEVAVKTVHPRLTAESAQRLGIKEKVSSFTVKFPAAPYRTTNIGRAVERINGSVVLPGETWSFNKTVGERTKENGFVDGIMINDGQFVKSPGGGVSAVATTMYNAMFFAGVKPVEHGAHSFYIERYPAGREATVAWGTLDLRWKNDSGHAIYVRAESTDTSVTISLLGTKKYDEIRATEGPRTNTTPPAKRTGSGPTCEVQTPLEGFDVSVDRVFVQGGQEVKRETYRTHYTPRDEVTCDPQSPASPAAPSPSAGSATATGPAPAAGSATPAPAAPKPGRA
- the yczE gene encoding membrane protein YczE, with product MPLAPARPARRLTRRLLQLYVGLALYGASSAFLIRAGLGLDPWDVFHQGLAELTGWSIGTVSVAVGALVLLLWVPLRQRPGLGTVSNVFAVGLSMDATLAVMPDVHGTLAQAAVLSAGIVLNGVATGLYIAARFGPGPRDGLMTGLHRRTGRSLRLVRTGIELTVLAAGVLLGGTAGVGTVAYALAIGPLSQIFLRVFALPGEEGSPAAGGRVAARSPKPAPTAAQAPARG